The Tenrec ecaudatus isolate mTenEca1 chromosome 9, mTenEca1.hap1, whole genome shotgun sequence genome window below encodes:
- the MALSU1 gene encoding mitochondrial assembly of ribosomal large subunit protein 1 isoform X2 — protein sequence MVMHRTAQFESPARQGRDGGFYSNSSVGNSGQFCPALQDGTRAKFDLDLLVSLLRQENARDICVIRVPPEMNYTDYFVIGSGTSTRHLHAMAYYLVKMHKFLKCQKDPYVTIEGKDTKDWLCMDFGSMVLHLMLPETRETYELEKLWTLRSYDDQLAQIVPEMLPEDFILGLEDDASSLTPVEFKCE from the exons atgGTTATGCACCGGACTGCTCAATTTGAATCACCAGCACGCCAAGGCAGAGATGGAGGTTTCTACTCAAACTCGAGTGTTGGAAactcggggcagttctgccctgccctacagg ATGGCACTCGGGCCAAGTTTGACCTCGACCTGCTGGTTTCGCTTCTGAGGCAAGAAAACGCCAGAGACATTTGTGTCATCCGGGTCCCTCCGGAGATGAACTACACAGATTACTTTGTGATCGGGAGCGGCACCTCCACCCGACATTTGCACGCCATGGCCTACTACCTTGTGAAAATG CATAAGTTCCTGAAGTGTCAAAAGGACCCTTACGTCACGATAGAGGGGAAGGACACCAAGGACTGGCTTTGCATGGACTTCG GCAGCATGGTGCTCCACTTGATGCTTCCAGAAACCAGAGAAACCTACGAACTAGAGAAGCTATGGACCCTACGCTCTTATGATGATCAATTAGCTCAGATAGTACCTGAGATGTTACCTGAAGACTTCATTCTGGGACTAGAAGACGATGCTTCATCCCTGACTCCAGTGGAGTTCAAATGTGAATAA
- the MALSU1 gene encoding mitochondrial assembly of ribosomal large subunit protein 1 isoform X1, whose protein sequence is MVPGGYGAWRLAARLWRGTLPRRMRPTAGATSPLHPLAMRRPLSGAPRGWHGQEERPEGGADEGRPESSAADGTRAKFDLDLLVSLLRQENARDICVIRVPPEMNYTDYFVIGSGTSTRHLHAMAYYLVKMHKFLKCQKDPYVTIEGKDTKDWLCMDFGSMVLHLMLPETRETYELEKLWTLRSYDDQLAQIVPEMLPEDFILGLEDDASSLTPVEFKCE, encoded by the exons ATGGTGCCGGGGGGCTATGGCGCGTGGCGTCTCGCTGCGCGGCTGTGGCGCGGGACCCTGCCCCGCAGAATGAGACCCACCGCAGGGGCGACGTCCCCGCTTCACCCGCTGGCGATGCGGCGGCCTTTGTCGGGCGCGCCGCGCGGCTGGCACGGGCAGGAGGAGCGGCCAGAGGGCGGAGCGGACGAGGGCCGTCCCGAGTCGAGCGCTGCAG ATGGCACTCGGGCCAAGTTTGACCTCGACCTGCTGGTTTCGCTTCTGAGGCAAGAAAACGCCAGAGACATTTGTGTCATCCGGGTCCCTCCGGAGATGAACTACACAGATTACTTTGTGATCGGGAGCGGCACCTCCACCCGACATTTGCACGCCATGGCCTACTACCTTGTGAAAATG CATAAGTTCCTGAAGTGTCAAAAGGACCCTTACGTCACGATAGAGGGGAAGGACACCAAGGACTGGCTTTGCATGGACTTCG GCAGCATGGTGCTCCACTTGATGCTTCCAGAAACCAGAGAAACCTACGAACTAGAGAAGCTATGGACCCTACGCTCTTATGATGATCAATTAGCTCAGATAGTACCTGAGATGTTACCTGAAGACTTCATTCTGGGACTAGAAGACGATGCTTCATCCCTGACTCCAGTGGAGTTCAAATGTGAATAA